The genomic window TTAACCGTGAACAAACGAAACCTAACCCTAACGGCTACTGCAAAAGATAAAGTGTACGATGGGGAAAGAACAGCAGAGGTTACGCTTGCAGATAACAGGTTGGCAGGCGATGAACTTACAATCACTTATGCTGCATCGTTATTCAACAATAAAAATGTGGGTGTAGGTAAAAATGTAACTGTATCAGGTATTAACATTACCGGAACACATGCCGATAGATATGCGTACAGCACTACGGTAGTTACCACGGCAGATGTTACGCCTAAAACTTTAACGGTAACTGCTACCGCTAATAATAAGGTTTACGATGGAAATGCCAATGCCGAAGTTACGCTTACGGATAACCGTTTAAATGGCGATGTTTTTGAAACAGCATTTACCACGGCATCTTTCAATAACAAGAATGTAGGTACAGCAAAAGCCGTAACTGTAAAAGGTGTCAGTATTGCAGGTACCGATGCGGGTAATTATACTACTGGTACTACAGTTGCTACAACGGCCAATATCACGCCTAAAGCCCTAAGCATAAGTGCCAGCGGTATCAACAAGGTTTACGATGCCACAACTAATGCCGCAGTAACATTAAGCGATAACCGTGTTGCAGGAGATGTATTGACAACACAATATACCACCGCTGCTTTCGATAATAAGAACGTAGGCACAGCCAAAACGGTAACTGTTAACGGGCTCAGTGTTTCAGGCGTTGATGCAGCAAACTATGCGATTAATACCAACGCTACCACAACAGCCAATGTTACTGCAAGAGCCCTAACGGTAACGGCTGCGGGGATCAACAAAACTTACGATGGTAGTTTTACCGCAACGGTTAATTTAACAGATAACCGCGTAACTGGCGATGAACTTACTGCCGCTTATAGTTTTGCCATATTTGATGACAAGAATGTGGGAGTGAACAAAAGTGTTGCGGTATTCGGTATCAGCATCAGCGGTACCGATGCCCCTAATTATTCGGTAAATGCAACGGCCAATACGGTAGCAACTATTGCCCGTAAAACCTTAACCATTACTGCCGAGAATAAAACGAAGATACAAGGTTTGCCAATGCCTGCCTTTACGGTAACTTACGATGGTTTTGTAAATGGAGAGAACAATAGCCTCCTAAATACTCAAGTATCGTTAACCACTGCAGCTACTAATATTTCTCCAGAGGGAACTTATCCAATTGTGGCAGCAAGTGCTTTGGCGCAAAACTATGAGATTGTACACGTAAATGGAGTGCTAACGGTACTACCAGGTACACCAACAGATATCGCCTTATCACAAGCTTTGTTCTTAGAGAACAGTGCTACGGGTACTTCGGTAGGTACATTGGGCAGTACAGCTCCAGATCCAAACGCCATATTTACCTATACTTTGGTGGCAGGTATTGGCGCTGCCGATAATAGCAAATTTGCGATTGATGGAAACGTGATTAAAAGTGCTGCGGTATTGGATTACGAGACCCAAAATAGCTTCAATATCAGAATCAGAACTACTACGCAGTACGGTTCTAGTTTCGAAAAGGAATTAACCATCAACTTAACAGATGTAAACGAGATACCTACGTTAGCTGATATTGCAAACCAAACCATCTGCTACACTACATCGCAACAAACAGTAAACTTAACTGGTATTTCTACAGGTCCAGAAACTAGCCAAACTGCCAGGGTAACGGTTACCAGCGATAATAGTGCGCTGTTCAGTTCGCTAACCGCAGGTAATGTTAACGGTACTTCGGCACAGTTAAATTATCGTGTGGCCTCAGGTAAGAGCGGTGTGGCCAACGTAACGGTAACCATTACCGATAATGGTGGTACGGCTAACGGCGGTGTAAATACCATCAGTAAGGTGTTTGTGGTTACGGTTAATCCACTTCCGCAAGTTACCATTACTTCAGATTTGGGCACTTCGTTCTCTAAAGGTCAAACCGCTACTTTGGTAGCTACAGGAGGGGTAAGTTACCAATGGTCGGGTCCGCTTGGTATGATTGGCGATAGAAACACCAACACGCTGAAAGTGCGCCCGGAGCAGGCAAGCAGTACCTATACGGTTACGGTAACTAGCGAGTATGGATGTGTTTCTACAGAAAGTATTACACTATCGGTACAGGAAGATATCCAACAAATTGCGGGTACAAACATCATTACGCCTAACGGCGATGGGGTAAATGATAACCTAATTATTAAAAATGTAGACCTCTATCAAGATAACCAATTGGATGTTTACGATAGGGCAGGAAGAAAAATCTACAGCAAAGCTAGGTATCAAAACGAATGGGATGGAAGGCTGAATGGACTTCCGCTAGCAGAAGGTACCTACTACTACATCATCGAATTTAAAAATGTAGGCAAATACAAAGGTTTCATCACTATTATTAAAGATTAATTGATTGTAAGCCAAAAAATAAGTTTTAAAATGAAAGCATTAAATAAAAAAATAGGCTTTTTGGTGTTAGCATCATTCATGATTTCTGGAACACAGGCCTTGGCACAATTAAGTCCGCTTGGTGCCATGTATTACCAAAACCAATATGTAAATAATCCGGCTTATGCCGGATTAGATAAAGGTTTGAGATTAGATTTGGGCGTGAAGATACAGGATAGTAAGTTACCTGGCGCTCCAAAAACACAGTTTCTTACCGGCACTTATGCCTTAACAGATAGAGCTGGATTAGGCTTAAACGTAAATGCCGAGCAAATTGGGTTAATTAAGCAAATAAGAACGGTAGCCACTTACGCTTATCACTTGCCGTTAAATGCTAACGACGATAAAGTAAGCTTTGGTCTTTCTTTGGGCTTTACAGATCAGTTGGTTGATTTTAACTCCTTAAATGGTAATGCAAATGATGCATCGATTGGTAATTTTAACCAGAGGCAAACCTATATGGATGGCGATTTCGGAGCTTTATACCAACGTAAGGGCTTTAGCTTAGAAGCGGCTTTGCCTAACATTAGCAATTTTTTTAGAGATAAGGAGAATGTGAGTACTGTCGCTAATTTGGCCAGGTACTATGCAGCTGCATCCTATCAATTTTCGCTGCCTGGAGCAAACGGAATTACTTTAGAACCAAAATTGGCCTATAGGGCAGTACAAGGTTTTAAAGATATTTTCGACTTTGGTACTAATATTAAATTTGTAGACCAAAAGTTAAGCCTATTTGGCTTATACCATAGTACGCAAAGTGCAACTTTAGGTTTGGGCGCTAAAGTAACCGATAACCTCGCTATGAATTTTATGTACACTTCTGCAACTGCGGTGCTGGCCGGAGAAAGTAGTGGTTCTTACGAAGTGAATTTGAGATTGAATTTATTTGGACCCAAAAAAGTAACAAAGCTTAGCAACTAAACTAAGATACTAATTGCCATTTCACTAATTCAGCCCCGCCAATTTAATTACTGGCGGGGCTTTGTTTTGCCATTTTAGGAATATTAATGTTATTTCGGCAACAGGTGCACCAATAAAAGCTAAACTTCTAAAAATTACCTCGTTAAATTTCTTTAGCCTTAATTTGTATTGTTAGTATGTTTAACTATTTTTACTCCTTATAGTTGTGTTATTTAAAAGCAAATAATCCATTTATGCGCTCCACATCATCCCGTTTTTTAAATAAGATCTGTTTTCTCAGTCCTTGGGATCGAGGTTTTGAATTTAACGTACATTAAAGAATTTAATCCTTTTTTATGAAAAAAACTTTACTTATTTTACTTACTGTTATGGCAAGTTATGGCTTTTTACAAGCGCAAACTTTCAGCAGTTCTTCATTGCCAATTGCCGACACGGGTACAGCAACCCTTGCGGGTATCAGACTTGGAGATTTTGATGGAGATGGCGATATGGACATCCTTACGCAGGATGGCGGAGCCGAAACAGAAGTTACCCTTTGGAAAAATGATGGCGCAGGTAACTATACCAGTTCTACAGCCATAGCTGCCGGGATATCTGGGCTTGCGGTTGCTTTTACCAGCGTTCGTATAGCCGATTTTGATAATGATGGCGATTTAGATTTTTACCAACGTATATCTGGAGCTAACAACGACATTTTTTTGGAAAATAATGGCACAGGTAGCTTCTCTGTAGGCACTTTGCCTTTAACCGATACCGGTATAGCTAACTTCGCTTTGATACAGGTAGGCGATTTTGATAGCGATGGCGATGTAGACATACTTACACAAGAAGGTGGTGCAGCAACTGCTGTTACACTCTGGACGAATAACGGGTCTGGAAGTTTTACTGGCACTGAGGCTGTAGCTAGTGGTTTTACTGGCTTAAACATTGGTTTCACGAGTGTGCGTATAGCC from Pedobacter sp. SL55 includes these protein-coding regions:
- a CDS encoding PorP/SprF family type IX secretion system membrane protein: MKALNKKIGFLVLASFMISGTQALAQLSPLGAMYYQNQYVNNPAYAGLDKGLRLDLGVKIQDSKLPGAPKTQFLTGTYALTDRAGLGLNVNAEQIGLIKQIRTVATYAYHLPLNANDDKVSFGLSLGFTDQLVDFNSLNGNANDASIGNFNQRQTYMDGDFGALYQRKGFSLEAALPNISNFFRDKENVSTVANLARYYAAASYQFSLPGANGITLEPKLAYRAVQGFKDIFDFGTNIKFVDQKLSLFGLYHSTQSATLGLGAKVTDNLAMNFMYTSATAVLAGESSGSYEVNLRLNLFGPKKVTKLSN